GCGCGTCGCGGCCGGCCGGTGCGTGGCCACGAGAACGCCGTCGTGCAGCAATTGGCCAACGCGGTGCCTATTTATCCCGAGCTGCGCGCAGGCTTCGCACGCCAGGGCTGGAAGATCGAGCTGAGCGGGGTGGAGAAGGTGCTGGTGGCACCTGCCGCGGCGCTGCCCTACTGGCCGGCCTTGCAGGCCGCGGGCGTGCCCGCGGACGCGAAGCTGCCCTATGACGCGCTGGCCTGGTTCAGGCTGACGCCGTCTTCGTGACCAGCATACGCTGCTCCAGCTCGGCGCGCTTGCCGGCGCCGGCCAGGGTTTCCACCAGGGTCAGCGCGAAGGCCAGCGCCGTGCCCGGACCGCGCGAGGTGATCAGCGGGCCGTCCACGACCACGGGGTCTTCTTGGTAGCGCACCTGGCGGGGGTCGAGAAACCCGGGGTAACTGGTCGCGCGCCTGCCCTGC
The window above is part of the Nevskiales bacterium genome. Proteins encoded here:
- a CDS encoding DJ-1/PfpI family protein, with protein sequence IDTDLPLAQARAADFDLIALPGGLPGADHLDRDPRLRRLLTDMAAAGKTVSAICAAPKVLASAGLLQGRRATSYPGFLDPRQVRYQEDPVVVDGPLITSRGPGTALAFALTLVETLAGAGKRAELEQRMLVTKTASA